GCGCCAACACAACGGCACGGTAGTCACTGTGGTGACGGAAGAGCTCTAGCTCGACGGCCGTCACGGCCAGCAGGTCGAGTAGGAGGCACAACAGCACGAGCGCAAGCAGACGCGCATGCGAGTCCCTGGCCACCATCACCCAAGAGCCATTGAGCAGTAGCGATGCCTCGTCGTGGGACACGTGAACCCGCAGGTGGATGCTAGCTTGGACGGCCACAACCACGACcgccctgctcctcctcctaagCCATCAACCCCGTCCACCCACGACACGCGGTGGAGGAAAGGGACGCAGGACGACGCGGAGAAGTCAGATGAGGCACGCGGAGCGGGGCAGAGGAGGCCAACACAGAAGTTGGGGACGACGTAGTCGAGGAGGCTGATTGCGACCTGATTCGGCGGCCGGGATTTGCGGGGACTAGGAGGACATGAAGCACACGACATATCTGGTCTCCGACAACCCATCCCTACATGGACCTCGTCGAATCTGGACGCCGTTGCTGGTGGACCATGGTCGGCCGTCGTCTTCTATGGTCGGACGTCGAAGAGAAAGAGGACggtgggaggagagagagaaaacccggtgggaagaggaagaggatcGATCTGGAGAGCGGATAGGGTGACGACACGGTCGGGGACGACAGCGGCACTTCGGTCGGAGACACGGCAGTGGAAGTGGCTCGGTCATGGACGGCAGCGGTCGTCAGAGACACGACGGTGACTTGATCGATGGCACGAGGGAGGAGAAGGTGGCGGTGGAAAGTTTAGCGAGGAGGAGGTAGGGAAAGGGTGGAAGGGATGACACAGGGGGCCACCTGGCGTCACTGCTGTTATGTGAGAGAGAGGGATGGGGTGGACGAGGGACTCATGAGTCCCGCGCAAGACTCTTACTACTTTTTAAGTATGAGAGAAGTACCATGTGTTacaacaaaaacataaatattaaatgtgATAATACCAATCACAAACTCAACGTATAGAAATATGAATGCATCATAAAACACCACCAAACGAATACGTCAGGAGCGATACCGAAATTTGACTTCaactagaataaaaaaaagaaagattaatcactaatttttctcctaatttctttatttatttttgtgttttatatagtagagatgtGCAATCAGGTAACAGAATAGCAGTCTAAGCACCGCCACATATACAGTTTGGATCAGCATCATCTTCTTATAAAACTTTCTTCCTAGCTATACCGCCGATGAACACAAGCGGCGATGCGGCCATTTAAAAAGCTCACCGCTATCACTGCCGTGCTTGATAGGAGCTGGCAGATGGCCTACGGTGCAGCGCCGAGAAGGCTCTGGCAGGTTTCATTGCTCCCCCACGCTCTCTCCTTCCACAGTTGCTCAACCTGCTCGAAGCTCAAGCCCTTCGTCTCCGGCACGAACAGGGCCACGAAGATGAAGGCCAGCACCGCGATTCCGGCAATGATCAGGAAGGTCGGGCCGGTCCCGACCAACCTCACGATCGACAGAAATGTCTGCGCCACAATGAGGTTGGAGATCCAGTTGACAGTGGCTGACATGCCCCCGCACATTCCACGGTATGCCTCCGGGTAGATCTCGGAGTTCACAGCCCATGGGACTGGCCCCATGCCTGGAGAGAAGAAGGCAATGTACAGGGCGAGGCCTGCCACTGCAAACCAGCCTAGTGCGCCTTGGCAGGTGCCGTTGATTGCATCCATACAGAGGCTGGATGATGACTGCAGTATGAAGGCCATGGCAAGAATGACAAGGGAGATCACAACGCCAGACAAGCTTGTAAGGGCCAGACGGCGGCGACCACAACGGTCGATGAGGTAGATTCCAACAATGGTTCCAGCAGCGTTCATGGTAGCGATGATGAGGGAAAGGAGCAAGGCTAGCTTGTTGTTAGTGAAACCAGCCATCTGGACTATCGTGGGGCTGTAATACATGACAGTGTTGATCCCAGTAAATTGTTGGAAGGCCTGCATAGTTTGGATAGCCTATGTTAGAAAGAGACATGCAGTTGCCTACTCGATGCATGAATTGAATCTAGATGCAGAACTTGTAGCAAAGTAGAATATCGGCTTCACAGACAACTGAAAGCGATATATCATGAGTAACAGAGGAAGCCAGAGGCTGAACACCTGAAGACCGGCTCCAGCGAAAAAAGCTAGCCTTAATTCCTTCGACTTGAAGATGTCCAAATAGCTTCCAGTATTGTCAGACTGGAATTCATGCATGGAAGACGAAGCAAGCAGCTCTACTTCTTCCTCTAAACGATCGGAGTCGTAGATCTTCTCTAGGACAGCAATAGCTTTTGCCTTCTCATCCTGTAAGAAAAATTGTGATAAGATGCCACATGAAAGAGACAAAACATAACTGGACCAAAAAGCAATAACCTTCCAGTAAAGCCAACGGGGAGATTCTGGCAGAAAAAGCATCAGCACAAACTGTATAATGGCAGGCACAGCAGCAACTCCAAGCATCCAGCGCCATGTTCCAGGAACCTATTCCATGAAGCATGCATATCACCACAACAAAGTACTAATTTATTGACAGCTTATGAATAACTCCAACAGAAGTCTCTTCATAAAGAAGGTTTGATATTCGCATTTTATTTTACTTGATAAAAGTTTGTTTACTTAACTATAGTGATTAATGACATTTAATGGCATCCCAAGCTGCAAACCATAACAATGGTCAAGGATGAGAGTTCCAATCCTATTGGCCGATTGGCCATTGCTATGAATGTTTCACATTAACTACCCAGCACAAATAGAGACCATGCAAATTCAAATGTCTCTTCAATTTTAATCCTCTAGGTACATTAATGCGTAGTTATTCACGAGCAAGCTGTGGAATAGGCCATGAAAATCGCTGTAGTGCCAGGCCTCTTTTTGGGGGGCAAAAGCAGTAGAGGATGAGAGCCAAACAGTGCTAACATATGCATAAGCTGAGTTATTCACCAACATGCTGGAGTTATCGACAGAGAGGAAATATCAGGTGCACAAGACTATATTGGTGAACATATGCACAAGCTCAATCACACTCCTCGAATCTAACCTGAGCGGCCCTTGTTGGAGGTGGAGTTACCTCATTCCACTTGGGCTGTCTTAGGCCCAATATGACTTGGTCAATTGAAGAAAGTACATAAGTGGAGTGAGAGAACTTCCACCTTCAACTTGGGCCATTGTGATTAGATCCACCTTCAATTGAAGAAACTACATAAGTAGCTGAGTCAACTCCTCGGGATTTCCCGATCCAGAAATCCCGAAGGCGATTTTGAATCGCCTCCGCGCCCAGTGTGCTCCTCTCCCTAGCGGCCGACGTGGTTCTTATGAGTTTGTATCAGCTTGGTAAAACGATGAGAGTCAATAAAGCTTCCATTATCGAAGCAAAGATGAGATTAAGTTTGTGCATATCTTCACCAATATAGTCTTGTGCACCTGATATTTCCTCTtgacaaaaatacaaaataatgATGCAGCTAGTTCAATGCACGTCCAAAGCAAAGAGATGGAACATTTCACCAACACCAAAGTTTTTTTTAGACCAACACCTACACCAAAGTTGGTCACCGAACAACACCTCGTCGGTAATACATCCATTGCTGCTGGCAGGCAAAGGCAGACTCTTGTTCATTGACAGTAAAGAGTGCTATGCAATTAACTAGCATAAACAAGAATGTTAACGCCATGTTAGGATAAATTTGTCACCAATGCTGAAAACATTTCTCATGAGAGACAAGAGTTCCATCTCGTATATAGCATAACAGATGCAGCTTTTCTACATGGTTCTTGTGCAAGCGCACCACACTCAAGTATCAGTACATGTAAGGAGATTGTCTTAACTTGCTAGCAGTGTGTACAGTGTAAAGTCGCATTCAATAATCAGGATAGCTAGATCCTGCAATGCAACTGAAACAAAAGATAGTTGCTTTATCTTACCAAGTTTAAAGATGAGATGCAAGCTCCCTTAATTTCCAATTGTCTCTAAGTGGGAGAGGCTAAGGCTGAGAACTATTTCAAGGGAATAATTGAATAGAGGATGATGAGCGGAGGTTGAACATTACCTCAGTAAAGCCGAGATTGATAAGATAGGAGAAGAATTGGCCACTAGTAATCATGAGTACATTAGTTGACACCAAAGCTCCCCTAATTTCTGAAGGAGCAGCTTCAGCAATGTATACTGGTGCTGTGACTGATGCTACACCCACACCCAAACCAATGAGGAGCCTTCCGAGAATCAGAATGTAAGGACCGCCAGCAGCACACATGACAAGTGAGCCAAGTGCAAACATCATATCAGCAAGAAGAGTAGACTTCTTGCGACCGTATGCATCATTTATCCAACCACCCCCAGCAGCTCCAAGTATAGCTCCAACTAAGGCCATGCTAACAATTGTTTCCTGAGGAAGAAACCAAACCCAGACACTCAATACATATCGGGGAGTGCCATATTGTAATGACTAGTAATTGGTAGACTTGAATGAACCTGTAAGAAGTAATTGTCTCTGACAACTGGAAATTCATCGCGGATATACAAAAGGGCTCCAGATATGACACCTGACAATAGAAATTTCTCAGCTACAAGTGCAAAATTATAATGTTATTTCAGTGGAGTTCCGCAAACTCTAAGTTTTCCAAGTATACTTAGCCAAGGTGGTGCTCAAAAAGGCTCACACAAAAATTCGCTTCAGCTCCACTCATGAGCGGACCTGccatgattcatgggtattcaGCTGAATACCCATTATTTTCACACAAAAAAACAAGTATATGTAAggtatatacatgtgtataaaCTGAGATTGGTCGGATTCAGTTTCGAGCCCATCTTAACGGTCCAATCTCATCCAACCAGCCTGCCCATAGGCCATGAGAGGCTCCACCGGACCGGCAAACCATGACCTCAACTCCTCAAGTCGTATTCTCGTCGTCTCGTGACTCGCCTCCATGCACCAGACCGTGTCACCGTGAGCTCATGCCtggagctagggttttagaggcgGGCAGTAGGTAGCTAAGCGTCCAAGCGGAATCGCAGGCCCGCAGTGCGCCCGACGTTGGCGGGCGGCGGTTGGACCAGCCGAGTAGCGGGCAGGCAGGCGACGTTTAGGCGTCGGCGGCGGGCCGCAGGCGGACAGACGATGTTTGGGCGGCGCCGGCTGGTGGCTGGCAGCAAGACTAGGCGTCCAGCCAACCAGTCGTGACACGTCCTGCCGTCCAGGGCTCCACTACTACATGTGGGGCAGATGGGTAGTGCGGCGAGGGTGCACGCCGCAGGCAATTGGCTAGGCGCTAGGTCAAACTCCAAAGCCGAAACGAAAAGTGAGCTGGTTTAGCATCAACACATTCTTAAATTTTCCACTCtaatgtttgtaatttttttatgctCATCTGAATACACGAGGTTATTCAATTAGATAGCTTACttttgtgctgaaatttcagtgtAACGTGCTGAAATCAGATAGCTTACCATAAAGACCAGTCAAGTTTTGCTAAGATCGCTAGTTGTCAGTGCTGAAGTTTCTATGTAACGTGTTTATACAGGGTGGTTTTTTTGTGCAAGTCAAGGAAAATGATATCATCGAGGGTTTCCAAGCCATAAAGAAACGCTAAGTTGAATTGTAGTTTTCttaattattttgtaatttctctaAATTAGCTAAGATATCGCTACCATGAATAATTTGTGTACTTCAAATATGCTATTATAAATTTGTGATATTTTCTATTAAACATTTTTTAAGTTCTAATACCCATTTTGCGAATCCTGGGTCCGCCGCTGTCTCCACCTCCACTGGGAAAATGCAAT
This genomic window from Phragmites australis chromosome 7, lpPhrAust1.1, whole genome shotgun sequence contains:
- the LOC133924481 gene encoding inositol transporter 1-like isoform X1 — its product is MTIDMSMPGSSGLLTAVGKRDMKFFSNHYVLTLTGAAGIGGFLFGYDTAEKFLLSGVISGALLYIRDEFPVVRDNYFLQETIVSMALVGAILGAAGGGWINDAYGRKKSTLLADMMFALGSLVMCAAGGPYILILGRLLIGLGVGVASVTAPVYIAEAAPSEIRGALVSTNVLMITSGQFFSYLINLGFTEVPGTWRWMLGVAAVPAIIQFVLMLFLPESPRWLYWKDEKAKAIAVLEKIYDSDRLEEEVELLASSSMHEFQSDNTGSYLDIFKSKELRLAFFAGAGLQAFQQFTGINTVMYYSPTIVQMAGFTNNKLALLLSLIIATMNAAGTIVGIYLIDRCGRRRLALTSLSGVVISLVILAMAFILQSSSSLCMDAINGTCQGALGWFAVAGLALYIAFFSPGMGPVPWAVNSEIYPEAYRGMCGGMSATVNWISNLIVAQTFLSIVRLVGTGPTFLIIAGIAVLAFIFVALFVPETKGLSFEQVEQLWKERAWGSNETCQSLLGAAP
- the LOC133924481 gene encoding inositol transporter 1-like isoform X2, translating into MTIDMSMPGSSGLLTAVGKRDMKFFSNHYVLTLTGAAGIGGFLFGYDTGVISGALLYIRDEFPVVRDNYFLQETIVSMALVGAILGAAGGGWINDAYGRKKSTLLADMMFALGSLVMCAAGGPYILILGRLLIGLGVGVASVTAPVYIAEAAPSEIRGALVSTNVLMITSGQFFSYLINLGFTEVPGTWRWMLGVAAVPAIIQFVLMLFLPESPRWLYWKDEKAKAIAVLEKIYDSDRLEEEVELLASSSMHEFQSDNTGSYLDIFKSKELRLAFFAGAGLQAFQQFTGINTVMYYSPTIVQMAGFTNNKLALLLSLIIATMNAAGTIVGIYLIDRCGRRRLALTSLSGVVISLVILAMAFILQSSSSLCMDAINGTCQGALGWFAVAGLALYIAFFSPGMGPVPWAVNSEIYPEAYRGMCGGMSATVNWISNLIVAQTFLSIVRLVGTGPTFLIIAGIAVLAFIFVALFVPETKGLSFEQVEQLWKERAWGSNETCQSLLGAAP
- the LOC133924481 gene encoding inositol transporter 1-like isoform X5; amino-acid sequence: MALVGAILGAAGGGWINDAYGRKKSTLLADMMFALGSLVMCAAGGPYILILGRLLIGLGVGVASVTAPVYIAEAAPSEIRGALVSTNVLMITSGQFFSYLINLGFTEVPGTWRWMLGVAAVPAIIQFVLMLFLPESPRWLYWKDEKAKAIAVLEKIYDSDRLEEEVELLASSSMHEFQSDNTGSYLDIFKSKELRLAFFAGAGLQAFQQFTGINTVMYYSPTIVQMAGFTNNKLALLLSLIIATMNAAGTIVGIYLIDRCGRRRLALTSLSGVVISLVILAMAFILQSSSSLCMDAINGTCQGALGWFAVAGLALYIAFFSPGMGPVPWAVNSEIYPEAYRGMCGGMSATVNWISNLIVAQTFLSIVRLVGTGPTFLIIAGIAVLAFIFVALFVPETKGLSFEQVEQLWKERAWGSNETCQSLLGAAP
- the LOC133924481 gene encoding inositol transporter 1-like isoform X4; the encoded protein is MTIDMSMPGSSGLLTAVGKRDMKFFSNHYVLTLTGAAGIGGFLFGYDTGVISGALLYIRDEFPVVRDNYFLQETIVSMALVGAILGAAGGGWINDAYGRKKSTLLADMMFALGSLVMCAAGGPYILILGRLLIGLGVGVASVTAPVYIAEAAPSEIRGALVSTNVLMITSGQFFSYLINLGFTEDEKAKAIAVLEKIYDSDRLEEEVELLASSSMHEFQSDNTGSYLDIFKSKELRLAFFAGAGLQAFQQFTGINTVMYYSPTIVQMAGFTNNKLALLLSLIIATMNAAGTIVGIYLIDRCGRRRLALTSLSGVVISLVILAMAFILQSSSSLCMDAINGTCQGALGWFAVAGLALYIAFFSPGMGPVPWAVNSEIYPEAYRGMCGGMSATVNWISNLIVAQTFLSIVRLVGTGPTFLIIAGIAVLAFIFVALFVPETKGLSFEQVEQLWKERAWGSNETCQSLLGAAP
- the LOC133924481 gene encoding inositol transporter 1-like isoform X3; translated protein: MTIDMSMPGSSGLLTAVGKRDMKFFSNHYVLTLTGAAGIGGFLFGYDTAEKFLLSGVISGALLYIRDEFPVVRDNYFLQETIVSMALVGAILGAAGGGWINDAYGRKKSTLLADMMFALGSLVMCAAGGPYILILGRLLIGLGVGVASVTAPVYIAEAAPSEIRGALVSTNVLMITSGQFFSYLINLGFTEDEKAKAIAVLEKIYDSDRLEEEVELLASSSMHEFQSDNTGSYLDIFKSKELRLAFFAGAGLQAFQQFTGINTVMYYSPTIVQMAGFTNNKLALLLSLIIATMNAAGTIVGIYLIDRCGRRRLALTSLSGVVISLVILAMAFILQSSSSLCMDAINGTCQGALGWFAVAGLALYIAFFSPGMGPVPWAVNSEIYPEAYRGMCGGMSATVNWISNLIVAQTFLSIVRLVGTGPTFLIIAGIAVLAFIFVALFVPETKGLSFEQVEQLWKERAWGSNETCQSLLGAAP